A stretch of Anolis sagrei isolate rAnoSag1 chromosome X, rAnoSag1.mat, whole genome shotgun sequence DNA encodes these proteins:
- the DUSP18 gene encoding dual specificity protein phosphatase 18 translates to MSSSLGTIPFLFQFPSVYGMSRVTDSLFLGNGEVANNKYFLYANRITTVINVSVEVVNTYFPDIYYIHVPVPDCPSARIYDFFDPVADKIHAVEQGHGRTLVHCAAGISRSAALCIAYLMKYHGMDLADAHSWVKACRPIIRPNNGFWQQLIQYEHKLFGKTSVRMVHSPMGPVPDLYQDEVRVMISL, encoded by the coding sequence ATGAGTTCCTCGTTGGGAACCATCCCCTTCCTGTTCCAGTTCCCCTCCGTCTATGGCATGTCCCGGGTGACCGACAGCCTCTTCCTGGGCAATGGCGAGGTGGCCAACAACAAGTACTTCCTCTATGCCAACCGCATCACCACGGTCATCAACGTCTCGGTAGAGGTGGTCAACACCTACTTCCCAGACATCTACTACATCCATGTGCCGGTCCCCGACTGCCCCTCCGCTCGCATCTACGACTTCTTTGACCCCGTAGCCGATAAGATCCACGCCGTGGAACAGGGTCATGGGCGCACCCTGGTCCACTGTGCTGCCGGCATCAGCCGCTCAGCCGCCCTCTGCATTGCCTACCTGATGAAGTACCACGGCATGGACCTGGCGGATGCTCATTCCTGGGTCAAGGCCTGCCGCCCCATCATCCGACCCAACAATGGCTTCTGGCAGCAGCTCATCCAGTACGAGCACAAGCTCTTTGGCAAGACCAGCGTCCGCATGGTCCACTCCCCAATGGGTCCAGTCCCCGACCTCTACCAAGATGAAGTGCGCGTCATGATCTCCTTGTGA
- the LOC132781234 gene encoding synergin gamma-like produces MAAEMAHLMRCLRQIHQVIGKANEILAGISQPSVCSEVLGSTPGMAYILGLSEVYRVSKRLESGAKARALVGERLEQTLREVDLAWNNLLAFVAFGRSAFQTLDGQLLEPSVGSPPPCPPPDPKVLCGVCLTEVKQQPQLHSGNADPVSYQGSCFHAGCANFWLNCVDATLPSLFSSESSSATQSSLWPDGDSPPDVLRSSRS; encoded by the exons ATGGCTGCGGAGATGGCCCACTTGATGCGATGCCTGAGGCAGATCCATCAG GTCATCGGGAAGGCCAATGAAATCCTGGCCGGGATCAGCCAACCTTCTGTGTGCAGTGAGGTGCTGGGGTCGACCCCTGGGATGGCATATATTTTGG GGCTGTCAGAGGTCTACCGGGTCTCCAAGCGCCTGGAAAGTGGAGCCAAGGCCCGGGCGCTTGTGGGTGAACGGCTGGAGCAGACCTTGCGTGAAGTGGACTTGGCCTGGAACAACCTCTTGGCCTTTGTTGCCTTTGGGCGTTCTGCCTTCCAAACGCTG GATGGCCAGCTTTTGGAGCCATCGGTCGGAAGTCCCCCTCCTTGCCCTCCTCCAGACCCCAAAGTCCTCTGCGGTGTTTGTCTAACTGAGGTGAAGCAGCAGCCACAG CTCCATTCGGGCAATGCTGATCCAGTGAGCTACCAGGGCAGCTGTTTTCATGCTGGCTGTGCCAACTTCTGGCTCAACTGTGTGGATGCCACTCTGCCGTCCCTCTTCTCCTCGGAGTCCTCCAGTGCAACACAATCGTCTCTTTGGCCGGATGGtgacagccctccagatgttttgcggAGCTCCAGAAGTTGa
- the CXH5orf52 gene encoding uncharacterized protein C5orf52 homolog has translation MMRRKEDEEEEKGEKEEKEDGGPLPGRHVRPTVTSFQPSGPQELVLYSLFHKGESAIKRFLPKSHLSKVIIQDNASVQRVQDIKLQHLEDSKRKVGSMLDHMRKTFLHDQQKKMARWRKEYQHYQRMLEKIDQRAQATENLHSFPAPEPAKALFGEWEEKAAKAEAPNEAPLPKEARGKQASS, from the exons AtgatgaggaggaaggaggatgaggaggaggagaaaggggagaaagaggagaaggaggatgggGGGCCCCTCCCTGGGAGGCACGTCCGCCCCACCGTCACCTCCTTCCAGCCCTCGGGACCCCAGGAGCTGGTGCTCTACAG CTTGTTCCATAAAGGCGAGAGTGCCATCAAGCGCTTCTTGCCCAAGAGCCACCTCTCCAAGGTGATCATCCAGGACAACGCCAGTGTCCAGCGGGTGCAAGACATTAAG CTCCAGCATTTGGAGGACAGCAAACGCAAGGTGGGAAGCATGCTGGAccacatgaggaagaccttcctccatgaccagcagaagaAGATGGCACGTTGGCGCAAGGAGTACCAGCACTACCAGCGCATGCTAGAGAAGATTGACCAGCGGGCCCAGGCCACGGAAAATCTGCACAGTTTCCCCGCCCCAGAGCCTGCCAAGGCTTTGTTCGGTGAATGGGAGGAGAAGGCGGCCAAGGCGGAAGCCCCCAATGAGGCCCCACTGCCAAAAGAGGCCAGGGGGAAGCAAGCCTCTTCTTAG
- the SLC35E4 gene encoding solute carrier family 35 member E4 — protein sequence MCLPSGRRDAAGMSPLAQRAGPPPPWKPDPGQDGKLRALDRGAAPALPLVPTVLVWLATGTTMASLNKWIFAVHNFRFPVLLSSLHMLTAVLVGKLRASGPRPLLGPGAQARVLLLSITFCASVAFGNLGLNYVQLDFAQMVYTTTPLFTLALSEALLRKRHHPLQYAAMGPICLGAALSIVGQVHFDQAGCCCLVAATFLRGLKSIQQSTLLQEERLDSLNLLCLTSLPSFYILFGAALLLEVGPAWDGTLTYGAGLWACLLASCLGSVLYNLASFAVLSLTSALTIHVLGNFNVVGNLLLSRLLFGSRLTLLGYAGIGLTLSGVFMYHHCQGIADCWRARTQRAKEE from the exons ATGTGCCTGCCCTCAGGGAGGAGAGATGCTGCCGGGATGAGCCCGCTGGCCCAGAGAGCAGGGCCACCGCCTCCCTGGAAGCCAGATCCAGGCCAGGATGGGAAGCTGAGAGCCTTGGACCGTGGGGCCGCGCCCGCCTTGCCCCTGGTGCCCACTGTCCTGGTCTGGCTGGCCACCGGCACCACCATGGCCAGCCTCAACAAGTGGATCTTTGCTGTCCACAACTTCCGCTTCCCGGTGCTGCTCTCCTCCCTGCACATGCTGACGGCTGTCCTGGTGGGCAAGCTGCGGGCAAGTGGGCCCCGGCCTCTGCTGGGCCCCGGCGCCCAGGCCCGGGTCCTGCTGCTGAGCATCACCTTCTGCGCCAGCGTGGCCTTTGGCAACCTGGGTCTCAACTATGTGCAGCTGGACTTTGCTCAGATGGTCTACACTACCACGCCGCTCTTCACCCTGGCGCTGTCCGAGGCTCTGCTCCGCAAGCGCCATCACCCGCTCCAGTACGCCGCCATGGGGCCCATCTGCCTGGGCGCTGCTCTCAGCATCGTGGGACAGGTTCACTTCGACCAGGCCGGCTGCTGCTGCCTGGTGGCCGCCACCTTCCTCCGGGGGCTCAAGTCCATCCAGCAAA GCACCCTGCTGCAGGAGGAGCGGCTGGACTCACTGAACCTGCTCTGCCTGACCTCACTGCCCAGCTTCTACATCCTCTTTGGGGCGGCCCTGCTGCTGGAGGTGGGCCCAGCCTGGGATGGCACCTTGACATATGGGGCCgggctctgggcctgcctgctgGCCAGCTGCCTGGGCTCTGTGCTCTACAACCTGGCCAGTTTTGCCGTCCTCTCCCTCACCTCGGCTCTCACCATCCACGTCCTGGGCAACTTCAATGTGGTGGGCAATCTGCTCCTCTCCCGCTTGCTCTTTGGCAGCCGCCTGACGCTGCTGGGCTACGCAGGCATTGGGCTCACCCTCTCCGGGGTCTTCATGTACCACCACTGCCAGGGCATCGCCGACTGCTGGCGGGCCCGAACCCAGCGAGCCAAAGAGGAATGA